tcaacttattttttataattatacacatGGTTTATTTACTTCATAACTATAATGCAACAGGCtttctcacttttttaagtaaagtcaactaatcgctttatacAGTGCAAAACACATATGTAAATGCAAACTTTTGTATGCTCTAAGTCATGGTTATTAGTTAAACAGCACTAAATAAATAGCATTTCAATAAGTACACGTGCATGGCTCAGTTTTGGTGTTTTGATAGGAGGAATAGTTCAgtgttaataaaaaaagattgtcATTATTTAATCACCTTCACATCAAACCACAAACAAGTTGAttgaacttaaaattttaaggcaacaaacttcaggatgtttttgagtttactcaaccgaaatcgagtcaagtgcagtaattgAAATGCCTCAAAAATGTCCTGAGGTTTACTGCCTTAAACACGtcaagtttcttttttattttacagtgcatttatgTTTACGTATAATGAACACAAATATGAATTAAAGCAATATTTCACCTAACAATTAACATTTTCTCACCCTCCACTTCTTTCAaaccttttttccccttttcttttattcagtttaaaaattatttaagaaaaaaagaagGTTGGACACTGACTTTCAAAGTACACTCGTACACTCAGAAAAATCACTCATtagatgaactcaatttaattgaggacattattttaatacatttgtatttttagtcTTAACTTAAAGTCATGTTAATAATATCATGCATGTCTAATGTGTGTCGTATATTTCGAAGTCTCTCAGTCtaatttgaagttatcctaaaagagccattttaagcatattttatgagttacactgaaaaaatttctgtaaaatttcaaaaaattgttgcaaacaatttatatgaattgaatttaaacaaattgctAATTTAgaaatgttcagcttaatttgtttaaattcagcccaaatacattgtttacaaccacatttagtaaatccaagtaatcatcttttaatcatttgttttagtgtatacagttgattgagactgatctcagaactcattttaggacagttattgctcaccgaaaaaagcaacaaactgcattatggcttattaagctgccaacacccaaagcatgggagcttctgcaaggtggtaacctcaaaactcaaagcagTACATGAAAATcatctaaatcttcaaactaaagtgaggattaaactctaacaagttttttattatctttaaacacccaagattacttttatggtcAACATTTtacctctcttaattcaatcctaCGCAAAGCATGCTGGAAATCTCAAATTcactaaccaggtagttggaccagcacaattccttcatgttgtcccaacacaaaacacttaagttaacttaatggtttacaaatttaagaggactaaacataaaacaaataaaaaggccAAAGAAAtgataagaattgtgttgtttcagctcatttgaaacaggtattttgaacaagcagcagtaatctttCTATGAGTGTAACcagaattctttaaaatatcatattttttgttcaatagaaaaaaagaaaccgttttggaaccacttgagactcaataatagtgagtaaatttacatGTTTAAAAGAACAATCCCTTAAAAACAAAAGTGTTAGTCTGAAATAGTTGAAATTATTTAGTTCGGGCACAAAATTAGGGTCTGTAAATCATTTTTGTGAATGTCTTGAGCAAAACCACAACTGCGTATAACACGCACACATTTCATGATATTAAACATATTGTGCTTTATATATAGATCAAACGTTGCTTCTTTAATCATTTGTAAAACACtgtatattattaatgtaaatgtaaattaataaccTGCTTCTTAAATTTGAAATAGCAGCATTATAAACCACTTGTCATTTCAGTCaagcaaaaaaaagagagatttctTCGTATATCTGGTAgaatttttgttaaaaaacaaaaaagcaaggtGCATTGAACTTGCTAAACATCAATATGCTGCATTCATTTAATACTGTGCTTCAGGTGTCTGAGCTTTTAAATGTAGTGCCCCCTGCTGTACAGGGAATTGTTCAATAAAGTAAGACTTCTTTTTTAGAAATCCCAAAGCCACAGTCTTGACAATAACTCAGAGTTATTAAAAACATTCCCCTTTCATCTGCTTCTCTTTTATACTGTGCTTTCTGTTCTCTGCCAAACTGCAGATCCTTGATCAAATATTCACGaggtcttttttgtgtgtgtattatgttttttgttgtctGAACTCTCCAAACACTTCATACTGACACAACACTAAAACGATACATAAGGAAAAGTTTTGAGGTGCTGATGCTATATTTGTGAAACTTTGTTAAGGATATTTCAGTTTGTGAATTTAGAACAAGAAAatcttaaaacttttttttttttttacagtctggtTTGCAGCAGAAATGTTcaatgtgtgtgttattttaaagTATCTTCACAATAGtgcctgttaaataaataaataaatataaatgtggcAGTGTTTAGTGTATCATTattctgtatattttattaaacattttttgggaAAATGGAGAATAAACAATTTAGTAAAGTTGCTTTAGCAAAGTAAATTtaccaaaaaacatttttaagtgaagtGAAGCTAACGAAGCATGCtgtgacaatttaaaatattcatttggGCCAATAACATGATTGAGTAGCTGTTGCTACAATtgagaaaagatcagtttgccgAATTTGATTTGGGCCaattgaaaaatgtattaattattaatgaattattaaatttcatttctaaaATTTTAAGAAGATTTTGAGTTTGGATGTTcaattttttaacagtgtactgtattcatcagctttatttttttattattaagattatattattaaagaatgtttttaaaaataaggaAATGTGTATATCACAATGTTTAATTacacacaattttatttatttatattgtagtacaataatacaaaaataattactAATTTATTAGTTATGTATAGCTAGTTATCTATTATTTAATTAGATAATGTATAATGAtataaaaagcaacattttgtaTGTCTGAAACAAGATGgatataataatttacaaaatgcattaaattaaattaaaatcgtTCATAATCctataaactattataattatcaaagaaataaagtaataataatgttatttaattagtGAAAACATAACTTGTGCACACACAAGACACACACATATTAAGACATAAtgtcaaaatgtataaatattgatgtctattaattaaatttatacttttgtaaattgtaaattatAATTTGTAAATTATCTATATATCTAATTatctattaaatatttttatacaatataaatgtCAAAATGCATCCAACTataattcaaatataaaaatacactttaatctttatgaatatttaaatttatcataataatgatttaattatttgtttgctttatttgacAATTTAAAGTGGACGAGCAAATTATAAATGGCGTGCAAACATCCTCAACTTAGCaactcaacacaagatcaacctcaatcataaaacaacaattataaaagatatatgtattaaatatttatttagtttattattaatttaatgtattaatttatttttaataatattttttattttattaaatatttatttagtgatagtaaattattttttaagtaatagttgtctattttaatataaattgtaactatcttaattataaaaaataatatgattcAATACTGGTAAAACAAATAGGCTTGTTAcgactttaaaacaagcaaaaacataataaattgtgttttgtttattaagaTAACAAAATATTAGTGTTATGATCGGGTGATAAAATCTGTACAGTATGAAACTCATTAAGTCTGTCTGCGCATAGTGAAAGTGATGAAGTGTTAATTAATTCTGTGCTGTAATTAGACTCAGTGGGCAGGATCAGCTGAAAGCAGCTCGATTCTTGCTGGGATAAATTCTTTGCCCTAATTATTCACGGCTACTCACAGAAACAGGCTGCTGGTCAGCTCTCTCTCGGATGCCATCACAATTTCAACGCTTGTCCTCCTTTCACGGGGTTGTTTACACACGGGCTTCTTTAAATTGCAAATGAGCCTTTTTCCCCCCCGAACCTGTGACCCTGGAATACGGGACGAAAATACAAATTCTTCTCGCCGCATTTAATTAGGGGGTTTAAGGGAGTTGTAGTTTTTACGCGCTCAACTCACGCGACGGGGATATACGTGGGGACTACAACGCCCACAAGTGTTGTGCCATTGCGCATGCGCGAAGCGCGGAACGGGAGCTGTCCGCGTCTGGTAGTGCTGCTCTGATTTCATTCAACGGCTGCGCGTGCGAGCGTGTGTGTTTATGGACGCGATGGAAGAAGAGCTCAAATGCCCGGTTTGCGGTTCTCTCTTCAAGGAACCCATTATTTTACCGTGCTCTCACAATGTTTGCCTGGCGTGTGCTCGAAATATCACGGTGCAGACCCCGGAGGGAGAGACCCCTCCGCAGAACCGAAGCTCCGGCACCTCGGACTATGACTATCTGGACATGGACAAGATGAGCATGTACAGCGAGACGGACAGTGGCTACGGATCTTACACGCCGTGCCTCAAGTCTCCCAACGGGGTGCGTGTGTTCCCGCCGGCGCTCATGCACCGCCACTGCTCTATCACCTGCCCGCTGTGCCACCGCAGCGTGTCCCTGGACGAGCGCGGGCTCCGGGGACTCCAGCGCAACCGGCTGCTCGAGGCGATCGTGTCCCGCTACCAGCAGAGCCGCGCCGCCTCCGTCAAGTGCCAGCTGTGCGATCGCAACCCGGTGGACGCCACGGTCATGTGCGAGCAGTGCGACGTGTTTTACTGCTCCCCTTGCCAGCAGCGCTGCCACCCTTCCCGCGGACCGCTGGCCAAGCACCGGCTGCTGCCGCCGACCCAAGCGCAGGCGGGGAGCGCACAGACGCCCGGCGCCCCCGCGCGCAAACAGCCGACCTGCGTGGATCACGAGGCGGAGAACTACAGCATGTACTGCGCCAGCTGCAGAAGCCCAGTGTGCTATCAGTGTCTGGAGGAGGGCAAACATGGGAAACACGACGTGAAGCCGCTGGCCGCCATGTGGAAACAGCACAAGGTAATAATAAGCAGCATGCTGTAGCTTTTATTGGAGCATATTGAAGTGGTACATGGTACAGACATGGTATTTAGCCACTGGAATTCATATGCTACTATAAGGTATTTCACAGAATACCACCGTGATAAACTAACTTGTTttgcaaaaacaaaccaaacacatgcacagacacacacaaaacaaaacactgtaaaaacatgcagggctccacacatttaattcatgttgtcccaacacaaatccgtTAATTTAACGTAGCTAAATTAAATAGATTAAAcgtaaaacaattacatttccaCCAAAAATCTCTAGAATTTTGTTGtctcagcttattttaaataagtagtttaaacaagcagcaaaactcatatttttaagtgcaATAAAGTACCCAAGGGCAGGGGCGGCGGTAAGTaaggatgattctaagggcccacttACTTCGGAGCACCCCCCCCCCTCTACTTTCCTCTTGTGTCATTCCACATAATAattttcagatttgtttgttttgttttatttttatgtattgtttaggtttttaccaaaatctgcttcgactccatgttaacagctcctttagaaatatttttcacAGGAAAAAActtgacgtgttcaatacttattttccccgctgtatgttGGGATATGAATATAAATTCACCAGAGGATCTGAATAGCtatatttggaaatatttattagattaaattagattgactgggatgatcatGTCTAGGATAAtcaagtgcatctgcataaagtaTACTATGctagcatatataaatacaacagagtaaaaataaaagttaaataaataatgatgtatGTTTTTTGGGGGAGTATAACAGtgtttaaacagaaatttaacaacctaacataaaatatatatactgtatatatacaaagagggaagattttttcaacacatttctaaacataatagttttaataactcatttctaataactgatttcttttatctttgccatgatgacagtaaataatatttgactagatatttttcaagacacttctatacagcttaaagtgacatttaaaggcttaactaggttaattaggttaactaggcaggtaagggtaattaggcaagttattgtataatgatggtttgttctgtagactattgaaaaaatatatagttaaaaggggctaataattttttccttgaaattaaaaaaaaaaaaataaaagctgcttttattttagctgaaataaaataaataagactttctctagaagaaaaaatattatcagacatactgtgaaaatttccttgctctgttaaacatcatttgggaaatagtttaaaaaagaaaaaaattcaaaggggggctaataattctgacttcaactgtatttatttatttttattattgttagttttttactgaattattaaactttaataaacttATGTATTTGAACAGAAATGATTATAACCATTAATTACCACACTAAAGCATTATTAAGGCATAGTCTAAAATTATAGTGAAGTCATATAGTGAACAAGTTATTTAGTgaacatacaaatacaaataaagaaataattattatcCTGAGAATTATTGGGGGgctaaaaatataatttctgcCACAAAAGGGTTTGACATTCAGTTATAAGCATAAAGTTTATTATAGAAACTAACTAAACCAACATTTCTAAAAACGCAGTGTTATTTGAGCTGCCTTAGGAttgcggatggatggatggatggatggatggatggatggatggatggatggatggatggatagatagatagatagatagatagatagatagatagatagatagatagatagatagatagatagatacacgatattggaaaaatcgaacattgcaatatttgtttatttcttgatatatattgcgatatatttacatacaatttcaccagatgatttaatatCTCTGTTtgaaaagaatttataatgttagattgattgggatgtttCTGCAGTGAAAGTACATCTCCatcaaatctaataaacaatctataacatTTTTGGGCTCCCCTAATAGCTTTTCATTGTGGCCTGAGCTATttacagtgcatttctgtatttgcatgtgttgtgagtattttcatgcataacaatctataaatacaatcaagaaaaatatacaattgaaataaaatgttttatcattcccgagtctaacagtattcaagcacagtaactgaatgatgaaattaaaaataattaaataaaattaatcatagttaaggccacaaatgatacaatttcttatacctgaatgcttttaaagtcattatacaatcacaggcataaAAAACACATGATAAATTgtgatacaaactcaacattgcatatcctgctatTGCggatgatcacattgcgatattgatgctgaaacgatatattgtgcagccctaatagacagacagacagacagatagataggtaggtaatCTTGCAGTATTGagtgttatcattttaaaaggtattattatttctttcagtggcattggtgcatttctcacatcactatttacatttgcacaacagttaatgcatttctcaaaacaattagtcatttttgcacatcatagtagcagtttctcattccttccaacaaattgtaaatgcttgatggacatgcatcaattgctttcatacaactctctgctgttttgtAACATTATCGTTTGCTTAgttcatgtcagtcaaaattaactaaacttgtgaatgctgaatagtcattccatataaatctaatagtcctcatttcattacttgagtctttacatacaaaaatgttgaactagttgtcaaatcTGTCAAgcttttataaaaattttttaatcttttattttcctgaaaaatgtcttctaaattgaacaatttcatgaatgatttacagacctatgtatgttgtaggttcagttccaatatgtactgcaatatagTTTACAGTtatgcacagctctacccaaagggagtttatgtttgttgtaaataagggtgtttattcttttgctcaatgctgtgaataaattagaattgcaaagagcatttgcaggaaaaatgtaaaacaaacatattcagtgtcttgtactcagatacctcactaaatgatGTCTAACATTACTGTAGTACTGGTTGTGCAAATATTAtccagtgctgtcttgagcattttcaggacgtgtcaccaaaatctgactttttttgcattggaaaaaaatgtacagagtaaactgtcataatgaaaacatgacaaagccatttgactatcatgttcataaacaatggtgtcaggactttcatcttgatgacactgacactttcattgacatcaatacttgcttttaagGAATGAGCTGTCCATTTTGAGCAAATGACACGCTTTTGCatgttatcaactaggttttgcagtttgtactaattgttttgagaaaactgttgtgcaaatgtaaatagtgttgtgagaaatgcaccaaagccactgagaaaaactgtaataggtGTGATTTAGGTGCAAATGTGTGCACACTCCTGGTTTAGGCTCTTAAATTCACCTTTGAGGGTTAAATAAGACATAAAGCTGtgcattttaaatatggaccTCCCCAGTGGCAGCTTTT
Above is a genomic segment from Danio aesculapii chromosome 20, fDanAes4.1, whole genome shotgun sequence containing:
- the LOC130247972 gene encoding E3 ubiquitin-protein ligase TRIM9, whose protein sequence is MDAMEEELKCPVCGSLFKEPIILPCSHNVCLACARNITVQTPEGETPPQNRSSGTSDYDYLDMDKMSMYSETDSGYGSYTPCLKSPNGVRVFPPALMHRHCSITCPLCHRSVSLDERGLRGLQRNRLLEAIVSRYQQSRAASVKCQLCDRNPVDATVMCEQCDVFYCSPCQQRCHPSRGPLAKHRLLPPTQAQAGSAQTPGAPARKQPTCVDHEAENYSMYCASCRSPVCYQCLEEGKHGKHDVKPLAAMWKQHKCQLSQALNGVSDKAKEAKEFLVQLKNLLQQIQVNNSSSHTS